The following DNA comes from Aulosira sp. FACHB-615.
GAAGTAAAGCTAAAATCTACCCAGAAGAGTACCATTTACAAGAAATGTATGAGCGATTACTGTATGAGGAAGCAGCTTTTTCTGCTACTCTGCAAGGTGAAGATATTCCGATAGATCCAAAACTCAATGGCAATGGTAAAAAAACTGCGGAGAAAATTCAGAAAAGTCAACAAATCGAGTTAGAACTCTTCTAAATTTTGAGCTAAGGTATATGAATTTTATAACGCTTGCTTCTGGCGTTACTTGACAGGATTTGACATTGGCAATCAATCTGCGTATTGACAATTCTAGAATATCTTGTACTTTGGTATACCGTATAAATAGCTGATATGGTGGTATTCTTCTGCTCGAATAATCCAATTAGTCTAATTGGTATATCAAAGACATGATGTTTAATTAAAGCAGTTAATTGTTGAACAGCTTGTTCGTAGTAAAGAGTACTATTAGAAGCAGGAAACATTTGAGCTTTTGTAATAATCACTAATAGCTTTGTAGAGTTACCTGCAAAATGAATGCTACTTTTAAAAAATAACTCTGATCGTAAGAGATTGTTTAAAAGAAATGGATAGTTAGAAAATTGGC
Coding sequences within:
- a CDS encoding restriction endonuclease, yielding MPLHIKPSDQANIKGNPIFDPVGSNQYIKNTLVKLGWHSNILIPVEYRFLGKDVDFGKSGILLESQFSNYPFLLNNLLRSELFFKSSIHFAGNSTKLLVIITKAQMFPASNSTLYYEQAVQQLTALIKHHVFDIPIRLIGLFEQKNTTISAIYTVYQSTRYSRIVNTQIDCQCQILSSNARSKRYKIHIP